A portion of the Chloroflexaceae bacterium genome contains these proteins:
- a CDS encoding FAD-dependent oxidoreductase yields the protein MALLSKEASLALVRRVHRLIGMQNGVTLHGAPQPRPRRNAPRPGAEHFDVIVVGAGPAGSAAALVAARAGLKVLLLERGEYPGSKNVSGAAFYGSAILHELIPNWWEQAPVERYLTRRVLAFMTADTSVAIDFRTTRFAEPPYNGFSILRPKFDRWFADQAVAAGAFLLNAAVVDEALWEDDQVVGVRVRRDEGDLRANVVIACDGANSFLAKHAGLQREFHAHEMSLGVKEVLALDEHVIRERFHLHDNDGLAIEYIGAITEEVSGGAFLYTNRDSLSLGVIGQISSLAEHKRRPYELLETFKRHPSVAPLVRGGRVREYSAHIIPEAGWNMLPKLYTGGMLVAGDAAALCFVAGLYLEGINYAIQSGIAAGETAVIAHQERDFSARSLARYVERLRARHVLTDFANYRHAPGLVNSPRLQNRYPEIIAAAAEQVFRVNGGPKRKILPIALDTLRRANISPMHVLQDAWQAGRSFGW from the coding sequence ATGGCTTTGCTGAGCAAAGAGGCTTCACTGGCGCTGGTGCGGCGGGTGCACCGCCTGATCGGCATGCAGAACGGCGTCACTCTGCACGGCGCGCCGCAACCCCGGCCCCGGCGCAACGCGCCGCGTCCGGGCGCCGAGCATTTCGATGTCATCGTCGTTGGCGCGGGGCCGGCCGGCAGCGCCGCCGCCCTGGTGGCCGCCCGCGCCGGGCTGAAGGTGCTGCTGCTGGAACGCGGCGAGTACCCCGGCTCAAAAAACGTCTCCGGAGCGGCCTTCTACGGCAGCGCCATCCTGCACGAACTGATCCCCAACTGGTGGGAACAGGCTCCCGTCGAACGCTACCTGACCCGCCGCGTGCTGGCCTTTATGACCGCCGACACCTCGGTGGCGATTGACTTTCGCACCACCCGCTTCGCCGAGCCGCCCTACAACGGCTTCAGCATCCTGCGCCCGAAGTTCGACCGCTGGTTCGCCGACCAGGCCGTCGCCGCGGGCGCCTTTCTGCTCAACGCCGCCGTGGTGGACGAGGCGCTCTGGGAGGACGATCAGGTGGTGGGGGTGCGCGTGCGCCGCGACGAGGGCGACCTGCGCGCCAACGTGGTGATTGCCTGCGATGGCGCCAATTCCTTCCTGGCCAAGCATGCCGGCCTGCAACGCGAGTTCCACGCCCACGAGATGTCGCTTGGCGTCAAGGAGGTGCTGGCCCTCGACGAGCACGTCATTCGCGAGCGGTTTCATCTCCACGACAACGACGGCCTGGCCATCGAGTACATCGGGGCCATCACCGAGGAAGTGAGCGGCGGCGCTTTTCTCTACACCAACCGCGACAGCCTCTCCCTTGGCGTCATCGGGCAGATCTCCTCCCTGGCCGAGCATAAGCGCCGGCCCTACGAGTTGCTGGAGACCTTCAAGCGCCACCCTTCGGTGGCCCCGCTGGTAAGGGGGGGCAGGGTGCGCGAGTACTCGGCCCATATCATCCCCGAAGCGGGCTGGAACATGCTGCCGAAGCTCTACACCGGCGGCATGCTGGTGGCGGGCGACGCGGCGGCGCTGTGCTTCGTGGCCGGGCTGTACCTGGAAGGCATCAACTACGCCATCCAGTCGGGCATCGCCGCCGGTGAGACCGCCGTGATCGCCCACCAGGAACGTGACTTTTCGGCCCGTTCGCTGGCCCGCTACGTCGAACGCCTGCGCGCGCGCCACGTCCTCACCGATTTCGCCAATTATCGCCACGCTCCGGGGCTGGTCAACAGCCCGCGGCTGCAAAATCGCTACCCGGAAATCATCGCCGCCGCCGCCGAGCAGGTCTTCCGCGTCAACGGCGGTCCTAAACGCAAGATTCTGCCCATCGCCCTCGATACGCTCCGTCGCGCCAATATCTCGCCCATGCACGTGCTCCAGGATGCCTGGCAAGCAGGGAGGTCATTCGGATGGTGA
- the mftE gene encoding mycofactocin biosynthesis peptidyl-dipeptidase MftE — protein MAYQSNLAHLTWPEVARAVAEGADTVILPLGATEQHGPHLPLGTDTLRAEALARRLAARLPGALVAPVLPIGCSDEHAGFPGLLSLDAATLAAVIVDCARRVAAWGVTRLAIVSAHGGNGQALALAAERLRRELPALRVWLPAETLAPDEAVLAVAADEGIAPEEFGLHAGEGETSEVLWLRPDLVRREAAEAGYRGDMATIVETLQRLGLKAVTPNGVLGDPARARADRGARYLEARAGALAKELLA, from the coding sequence ATGGCATATCAGTCTAACCTGGCCCATCTGACCTGGCCCGAGGTGGCCCGTGCTGTGGCCGAGGGGGCCGATACCGTGATTCTGCCCCTGGGGGCCACCGAGCAGCACGGTCCACACCTGCCCCTGGGCACGGATACGCTCCGCGCCGAGGCCCTGGCCCGGCGCCTGGCGGCGCGGCTGCCGGGGGCGCTGGTGGCCCCGGTCCTGCCCATCGGCTGCTCGGACGAGCACGCGGGCTTTCCCGGCCTCTTGAGCCTCGACGCCGCCACGCTCGCCGCCGTGATCGTGGATTGCGCGCGGCGCGTGGCTGCCTGGGGCGTCACCCGGCTGGCGATCGTCTCGGCCCATGGCGGCAACGGGCAGGCCCTGGCCCTGGCTGCCGAACGCCTGCGCCGCGAACTGCCCGCCCTGCGCGTCTGGCTGCCTGCGGAGACCCTCGCGCCCGACGAGGCGGTCCTGGCTGTCGCTGCCGACGAGGGGATCGCGCCCGAGGAGTTCGGTCTTCATGCCGGGGAAGGCGAAACCTCGGAAGTGCTCTGGCTGCGCCCCGACCTGGTGCGCCGTGAGGCCGCCGAGGCCGGGTACCGCGGCGATATGGCAACGATTGTGGAAACGCTGCAACGCCTGGGCCTCAAGGCGGTGACGCCCAACGGCGTGCTCGGCGACCCGGCGCGCGCCCGCGCCGACCGTGGCGCGCGCTATCTGGAGGCCCGGGCCGGCGCGCTGGCAAAGGAACTGCTCGCGTGA